In Halorientalis sp. LT38, a genomic segment contains:
- a CDS encoding DUF7522 family protein, producing METTIVDEAFADKLVTTARTAAGDSLRSLTYFTRSNFEQLYLREDLERDADLDSFIGHEWRGFKNTTDAYRGTELGEYRYTIRVFENGFLLRVTSDRDGVFVTTDGATIRDFNSYVTAIKEVLDEKTGRDD from the coding sequence ATGGAGACGACTATCGTGGACGAAGCGTTCGCCGACAAGTTGGTGACGACCGCGCGCACGGCGGCGGGCGATAGCCTCCGCTCTCTGACCTACTTCACCCGGTCGAACTTCGAGCAGCTATACCTCCGCGAGGACCTCGAACGCGACGCCGACCTCGACAGCTTCATCGGCCACGAGTGGCGCGGCTTCAAGAACACCACCGACGCCTACCGCGGGACCGAACTGGGCGAGTACCGCTACACCATCCGCGTCTTCGAGAACGGCTTCCTCCTCCGGGTGACGAGCGACCGCGACGGCGTGTTCGTCACCACCGACGGCGCGACCATCCGGGACTTCAACTCCTACGTCACCGCCATCAAGGAAGTGCTGGACGAGAAGACCGGCCGCGACGACTGA
- the nadC gene encoding carboxylating nicotinate-nucleotide diphosphorylase gives MLADSKIEGWLREDLGHHDVTNEVPGETTGRLVAKESGVVAGLDAAAAVFDYLGVSVERPAEPGDRVEAGEAVLRVAGPARDVLRGERVAVNLAGHASGVATKTRRAVAAAREAERSEASDGANGEAVSREVDEDVTVAATRKTTPGLRGIEKRAVVAGGGDTHRLDLSHMVMVKDNHVAEMGLEGAVEHFRDRASFATKIEVEVERPAEAPRAADAGADIVLLDNMTPAETREAVDLLRERDPAVLAEASGGITVEDVPEYAGTGVDVISMGSLTHSAASLDYSFRTD, from the coding sequence ATGCTCGCCGACTCGAAGATCGAGGGCTGGCTCCGCGAGGACCTGGGGCACCACGACGTGACGAACGAGGTTCCCGGGGAGACGACGGGGCGACTCGTCGCCAAAGAGTCGGGCGTCGTCGCGGGGCTGGACGCCGCCGCGGCGGTCTTCGACTACCTCGGGGTGAGCGTCGAGCGCCCCGCGGAACCGGGCGACCGCGTCGAGGCCGGCGAGGCTGTCCTGCGCGTTGCGGGCCCGGCCCGGGACGTGCTGCGCGGAGAGCGGGTCGCAGTCAACCTCGCCGGGCACGCCTCCGGCGTCGCGACGAAGACCCGGCGAGCGGTCGCGGCCGCGCGAGAGGCCGAGCGTAGTGAGGCCTCGGACGGTGCGAACGGCGAAGCCGTGAGCCGCGAGGTCGACGAGGACGTGACCGTCGCCGCGACGCGGAAGACGACCCCCGGGCTCCGCGGGATCGAGAAGCGCGCGGTCGTCGCGGGCGGGGGCGACACCCACCGGCTCGATCTCTCGCACATGGTGATGGTCAAGGACAACCACGTCGCCGAGATGGGCCTCGAGGGGGCCGTCGAGCACTTCCGCGATCGGGCATCCTTCGCCACGAAGATCGAGGTCGAGGTCGAGCGACCGGCCGAGGCGCCGCGGGCCGCCGACGCGGGCGCCGATATCGTCCTGCTCGACAACATGACGCCCGCGGAGACTCGGGAGGCCGTCGACCTGCTACGTGAGCGGGACCCCGCTGTTCTGGCGGAGGCCTCGGGCGGCATCACCGTCGAAGACGTCCCCGAATACGCGGGGACCGGCGTGGACGTGATCTCGATGGGCTCTTTGACCCACTCGGCGGCGTCGCTTGACTACTCCTTCCGGACGGACTAA
- a CDS encoding bifunctional helix-turn-helix transcriptional regulator/GNAT family N-acetyltransferase translates to MSPFESFDFDDDRMGIYRYVERHGSVQPSEAADHVAIDPEAFRHHVSMLKRDGYLEETEDGNLRVRLDCGETEEHETAGLAYEIRPACQADATGLLGVVRAVADRQVHLVAESVAEQLEYEDALLRNNAGETRVFFVATVEDEVVGWCQVEIPRLAKLSHTAELTVGVLVEYRRYSIGSHLLQRGMEWARANGCRRVYNSVPETNDLAVSFLQENGWRIEAVRDGHFEIDGDPVDEIMLAVDLD, encoded by the coding sequence ATGAGCCCCTTCGAGTCCTTCGATTTCGACGACGACCGGATGGGGATCTATCGCTACGTCGAGCGGCACGGGTCGGTCCAGCCGAGCGAAGCGGCCGACCACGTCGCCATCGACCCGGAGGCGTTCAGACACCACGTCTCGATGCTGAAACGCGACGGATACCTCGAAGAGACCGAAGACGGGAACCTCCGAGTGCGACTCGACTGCGGCGAGACCGAGGAACACGAGACGGCTGGGCTGGCCTACGAGATCCGACCGGCCTGTCAGGCCGACGCGACGGGACTTTTGGGCGTGGTCCGGGCGGTCGCCGACCGCCAGGTCCACCTGGTCGCCGAGAGCGTCGCCGAACAGCTCGAGTACGAGGACGCCCTCCTGCGGAACAACGCCGGCGAGACGCGCGTGTTCTTCGTCGCGACCGTCGAGGACGAGGTCGTCGGCTGGTGCCAGGTCGAGATCCCGCGCCTCGCCAAGCTCTCCCACACCGCCGAACTCACCGTCGGCGTCCTCGTCGAGTACCGGCGCTACAGCATCGGCAGCCACCTCCTCCAGCGCGGGATGGAGTGGGCCCGCGCCAACGGCTGCCGCCGGGTCTACAACTCCGTCCCCGAGACCAACGACCTCGCCGTCTCCTTCCTCCAGGAGAACGGCTGGCGCATCGAGGCCGTCCGCGACGGCCACTTCGAGATCGACGGCGACCCCGTCGACGAGATCATGCTCGCCGTCGATCTCGATTAG
- a CDS encoding DNA double-strand break repair nuclease NurA has product MTLDPVHFDGIAQLAGRIESGVDASDHRDVAGTVWEEFLDPLYYEGTPVIEPLGDQRCRLVDCEDAALMESPFPTQHGLDSGTINPTTFKNGLVIDVAQAAMAAVPSDLDLHRGRTIVSTVHANDGTVDVTEDDWSLFDQGYGRGRILQAPRVDRFEQTVVHALALYLAESTHAKLNADVVSDLLILDGPIYPTGLLKWTNQDPTLAELLVEDERPRDVVQHYVDLVERFVERDVPLVGFVKNTASKAITRTVRRKSAAPWVNDAAFFEQILRRTDDDGETETDALTFTNWFVSRAGADCPLSVESELDLDLTKELDPREYEVTFFVLYDPREELVYRVEAPYAFTKDPDLREELTMQMVTDVAGRTGPPLAVEKADELARISVQEKAALQRQLEETFDSDRQRAYNDVRWDGVEF; this is encoded by the coding sequence ATGACCCTCGACCCGGTGCACTTCGACGGCATCGCGCAGCTCGCCGGCCGCATCGAGAGCGGCGTCGACGCCAGCGACCACCGGGACGTGGCCGGCACCGTCTGGGAGGAGTTCCTCGACCCCCTCTACTACGAGGGAACGCCCGTCATCGAACCCCTCGGCGACCAGCGGTGCCGGCTCGTCGATTGCGAGGACGCCGCGCTGATGGAGTCGCCCTTCCCCACCCAGCACGGCCTCGACTCGGGGACGATCAACCCCACCACGTTCAAGAACGGCCTGGTCATCGACGTGGCCCAGGCGGCGATGGCCGCCGTCCCCTCCGATCTGGACCTGCACCGTGGCCGCACCATCGTCAGTACCGTCCACGCGAACGACGGGACAGTCGACGTCACCGAGGACGACTGGAGTCTGTTCGACCAGGGATACGGCCGCGGCCGCATCCTCCAGGCCCCCCGCGTCGACCGCTTCGAGCAGACCGTCGTCCACGCCCTCGCGCTCTACCTCGCCGAGAGCACGCACGCGAAACTCAACGCCGACGTCGTCTCCGACCTCCTGATCCTCGACGGGCCGATCTACCCCACCGGCCTGCTGAAGTGGACGAACCAGGACCCGACGCTGGCCGAACTGCTGGTCGAGGACGAACGTCCCCGTGACGTCGTCCAGCACTACGTCGACCTCGTCGAGCGCTTCGTCGAACGCGACGTTCCACTCGTCGGGTTCGTCAAGAACACGGCCTCCAAAGCGATCACCCGCACCGTCCGCCGGAAATCGGCGGCCCCCTGGGTCAACGACGCGGCCTTCTTCGAGCAGATCCTCCGGCGGACCGACGACGACGGCGAGACCGAGACGGACGCCCTGACCTTCACCAACTGGTTCGTCTCCCGGGCCGGCGCGGACTGTCCCCTCTCCGTTGAGAGCGAACTCGATCTCGACCTGACGAAGGAACTCGACCCGCGGGAGTACGAGGTGACCTTCTTCGTTCTCTACGACCCGCGCGAGGAACTCGTCTACCGGGTCGAGGCCCCCTACGCGTTCACGAAGGACCCCGACCTGCGCGAGGAGCTGACCATGCAGATGGTCACGGACGTGGCCGGACGGACCGGGCCGCCGCTGGCCGTCGAGAAGGCAGACGAACTCGCGCGGATCAGCGTACAGGAGAAGGCCGCACTCCAGCGGCAACTCGAGGAAACGTTCGACAGCGACCGCCAGCGGGCGTACAACGACGTGCGCTGGGACGGCGTGGAGTTCTAG
- the gpmI gene encoding 2,3-bisphosphoglycerate-independent phosphoglycerate mutase: MQVGLVILDGWGLNPDESARDAVRAADTPNVDRFREQGAATTLETHGRRVGLPDGQMGNSEVGHLNIGAGRVVKQETTRITDDIVAGEFGDNEALKSAFDYAEDHEGTVHFMGLVSDGGVHSAQSHLHALIDVAAERDAETVTHAFTDGRDTSPTGGEDYLQSLAAHAEERGTGHVATVSGRYYAMDRDENWDRTRRAYDAIVNREAEYAAPTAVDAVTDSYDRDTTDEFVEPTLVDGGLALSDGDAIVFFNFRSDRARQLTRMLADIRPEWEFDTDPPATRLVTMTEYDETFDLPVAYPPNQPEDVLGEVLANTDHTQLRIAETEKYAHVTYFLNGGREVEFPGERREIVPSPDVATYDQQPEMSAAEVTDTAIDAIRADDPDVLVLNYANPDMVGHTGDFDAAVAAVEAVDEQVGRLVDALGEAGAHALVTADHGNADDMGTPENPHTAHTLNPVPFAYLDPEGTDGGRVAREGGTLADVAPTMLELLGVEKPAAMTGESLLE; encoded by the coding sequence ATGCAGGTGGGTCTGGTCATCCTCGACGGCTGGGGGCTGAACCCCGACGAGTCGGCCCGGGACGCCGTCCGCGCCGCGGACACCCCGAACGTCGACCGCTTTCGCGAACAGGGGGCCGCGACGACCCTGGAGACGCACGGTCGCCGCGTCGGCCTCCCCGACGGACAGATGGGCAACAGCGAGGTCGGACACCTCAACATCGGCGCCGGCCGGGTCGTGAAACAGGAGACGACCCGGATCACCGACGACATCGTGGCCGGCGAGTTCGGCGACAACGAGGCCCTGAAATCGGCGTTCGATTACGCCGAGGACCACGAGGGCACGGTCCACTTCATGGGGCTGGTCAGCGACGGCGGCGTCCACTCGGCCCAGTCGCACCTCCACGCACTGATCGACGTCGCCGCCGAGCGTGACGCCGAAACCGTCACCCACGCCTTCACCGACGGGCGCGACACCTCCCCTACGGGGGGCGAGGATTACCTCCAGTCGCTCGCGGCCCACGCCGAGGAACGGGGTACCGGCCACGTCGCCACCGTCAGCGGCCGCTACTACGCGATGGACCGCGACGAGAACTGGGACCGGACGAGACGCGCCTACGACGCCATCGTGAACCGGGAGGCCGAGTACGCCGCCCCCACTGCGGTCGACGCCGTCACGGACTCGTACGACCGGGACACCACGGACGAGTTCGTCGAGCCGACGCTGGTCGATGGCGGGCTGGCCCTTTCCGATGGTGACGCGATCGTCTTCTTCAACTTCCGCTCGGACCGGGCCCGCCAGCTCACGCGAATGCTGGCCGACATCCGCCCCGAATGGGAGTTCGATACGGACCCGCCGGCGACGCGGCTGGTGACGATGACCGAGTACGACGAGACCTTCGACCTCCCCGTCGCCTACCCCCCGAACCAGCCCGAAGACGTGCTGGGCGAGGTGCTCGCAAACACCGACCACACCCAGTTGCGGATCGCCGAGACCGAGAAGTACGCCCACGTCACCTACTTCCTCAACGGCGGCCGCGAGGTGGAGTTCCCCGGCGAGCGCCGCGAGATCGTGCCGAGCCCCGACGTGGCGACCTACGACCAGCAGCCGGAGATGAGCGCCGCCGAGGTGACCGACACGGCCATCGACGCCATTCGTGCCGACGACCCGGACGTGCTGGTCCTCAACTACGCGAACCCGGACATGGTAGGCCACACGGGCGACTTCGACGCGGCCGTCGCGGCCGTCGAGGCCGTCGACGAGCAGGTCGGGCGGCTCGTGGACGCGCTCGGCGAGGCCGGCGCGCACGCGCTCGTCACCGCCGACCACGGCAACGCAGACGACATGGGCACCCCCGAGAACCCCCACACCGCGCACACGCTCAACCCGGTCCCGTTCGCGTATCTCGATCCCGAGGGGACCGACGGGGGGCGAGTCGCGCGGGAGGGCGGCACGCTCGCAGACGTCGCGCCGACGATGCTCGAACTGCTGGGCGTCGAGAAACCGGCCGCGATGACGGGCGAATCGCTCCTCGAGTGA
- a CDS encoding DUF7113 family protein yields the protein MLLIRGSAGGTDLTGTLYERGERSPSFKGAPDEDAPYVWVCDAFYEVESGGQETTIGGRDLNVAFETPMPHGFETRERAIRAAKEHVRTQFARVGVDGTDVEIEVTRAEAEAH from the coding sequence ATGTTACTCATTCGAGGGTCAGCCGGCGGGACCGACCTCACCGGCACGCTGTACGAGCGCGGCGAGCGCTCGCCGTCGTTCAAGGGCGCGCCCGACGAGGACGCGCCGTACGTCTGGGTCTGCGACGCCTTCTACGAAGTCGAGAGCGGCGGCCAGGAGACCACCATCGGCGGCCGCGATCTCAACGTCGCCTTCGAGACCCCCATGCCCCACGGCTTCGAGACCCGCGAGCGCGCCATCCGGGCCGCGAAGGAGCACGTGCGCACCCAGTTCGCCCGCGTCGGGGTCGACGGCACCGACGTCGAGATCGAGGTGACGAGGGCCGAGGCCGAGGCGCACTAG